In Acidobacteriota bacterium, one DNA window encodes the following:
- a CDS encoding M20/M25/M40 family metallo-hydrolase, translating to MMLLMRTLYTAALATAFAVAASAQFGRPAMTPAQERYLHAMEKADLAIQAENHTHSQLMQNEEYLTTEIGPRLTGGANMQHASQWTLEMFRKYGLKAHLETTHVAHSWTPGVATAVLLSPWHKVIPIAAEGWSKSTDGPVTGPVVIYNPGDPVDPAAIKGAIVLEGPPNSRNVAPDAQFPNSYDSVIMPPTGVPDYAAMQRRMAEFRAMMSGGPNPLAGAAVVIRDSGKPWGLFSIGGAGRYAPSQVPTATLGHADYSLLYRMIHNYHNHPRMTVNLGGTFSAGPEPASITVAQIPGTEWPDQQVIVGGHLDSWYLGQGAVDNGTGAMATLEAARILSALGWKPKRTLTFILFTGEEEGGVGVDTFVKNHLAEMPKTDAVLIDDVGTGCIESIPIEGFYNAMPELSQVYQPLKEVFALQPISTEYFGASDHVAFQRQGIPAFLAVQAEAHYREEHHSQIDTFEMVDAKQANQGAAVLAAFLWNVSQLDTPFPHHKPSPGRGF from the coding sequence ATGATGCTGCTCATGCGCACCCTTTATACCGCTGCCCTTGCCACCGCGTTCGCGGTCGCCGCCAGCGCGCAATTTGGACGCCCGGCGATGACGCCTGCCCAGGAACGGTACCTACATGCCATGGAAAAGGCCGATCTGGCGATTCAAGCCGAAAACCACACCCATTCGCAACTGATGCAGAACGAAGAGTACCTCACCACCGAGATCGGTCCGCGCCTCACCGGCGGCGCGAACATGCAGCACGCCAGTCAGTGGACGCTGGAGATGTTCCGCAAATACGGCTTAAAGGCGCATCTGGAAACCACCCACGTCGCGCACTCCTGGACACCGGGCGTCGCGACGGCGGTGCTCCTCAGCCCCTGGCACAAAGTCATCCCAATTGCCGCGGAAGGCTGGAGCAAATCAACAGATGGCCCGGTCACGGGCCCGGTCGTAATCTACAACCCCGGCGATCCGGTCGATCCCGCTGCCATCAAGGGCGCGATCGTGCTCGAAGGTCCGCCCAACAGCCGCAATGTCGCTCCGGACGCGCAGTTCCCCAATTCCTACGATTCCGTCATCATGCCGCCCACGGGCGTGCCCGACTACGCCGCCATGCAGCGCCGCATGGCCGAGTTCCGCGCCATGATGAGCGGCGGACCGAATCCGCTGGCGGGCGCGGCAGTCGTTATCCGCGATAGCGGCAAACCCTGGGGTCTGTTCTCCATCGGTGGCGCCGGCCGTTACGCGCCCTCGCAAGTGCCCACGGCCACGCTTGGCCACGCTGACTACAGCCTGCTCTACCGCATGATCCACAACTACCATAACCACCCGCGCATGACGGTGAACCTCGGCGGCACGTTCAGCGCCGGGCCCGAGCCGGCCTCCATCACCGTCGCGCAAATTCCCGGCACCGAGTGGCCTGACCAGCAGGTCATCGTGGGCGGCCATCTCGACTCCTGGTATCTCGGCCAGGGTGCGGTGGACAACGGCACCGGCGCCATGGCTACGCTCGAGGCCGCACGCATTTTGAGCGCGCTCGGCTGGAAACCGAAGCGCACGCTCACCTTCATCCTCTTCACCGGCGAAGAAGAAGGCGGCGTCGGGGTCGATACCTTCGTCAAAAACCACCTTGCGGAAATGCCCAAGACCGATGCGGTGCTGATTGACGACGTGGGCACCGGCTGCATCGAGTCCATCCCCATCGAAGGCTTTTACAACGCCATGCCCGAGCTTTCGCAAGTGTACCAACCGCTAAAGGAGGTCTTCGCCTTGCAGCCCATCAGCACCGAGTACTTCGGCGCTTCCGATCACGTCGCCTTCCAGCGCCAGGGCATCCCGGCATTCCTTGCCGTTCAGGCCGAAGCGCATTACCGCGAGGAACACCATTCGCAGATCGATACCTTCGAGATGGTTGACGCCAAGCAGGCTAACCAGGGCGCAGCCGTGCTGGCCGCGTTTTTGTGGAACGTTTCGCAACTCGATACGCCTTTCCCGCACCATAAACCCTCGCCCGGCCGGGGCTTTTAA
- a CDS encoding type II toxin-antitoxin system HicB family antitoxin, giving the protein MGKVGTKRKARQFTVVIEQDEDGYFVASVPSIPSCYTQARTLSALAPRIREVIALCLAEQDAPAMKFVALEQVEVNA; this is encoded by the coding sequence ATGGGCAAGGTTGGAACGAAGCGCAAGGCGCGGCAATTCACCGTTGTCATCGAGCAGGACGAAGATGGCTACTTCGTCGCCAGCGTGCCGTCGATCCCGAGTTGCTATACGCAGGCGCGGACTCTATCCGCCCTGGCGCCGCGCATACGCGAGGTGATCGCTCTCTGCCTGGCGGAACAGGACGCGCCCGCCATGAAGTTTGTCGCGCTAGAGCAGGTCGAGGTCAATGCTTGA
- a CDS encoding FtsX-like permease family protein — protein MAPIAPSSASSLALAAVGIYGVMSYGVAERRREIGLRMALGASQGQLLGIVLREGLRLALAAVMLGAIAAWLLQRALAHQVSGLSGFSPALAALTAAGLVALTILACLAPALRAARLDPQQALRQE, from the coding sequence TTGGCGCCAATAGCGCCATCTTCAGCGTCGTCGCTGGCGCTGGCCGCGGTCGGCATTTACGGCGTGATGTCCTACGGCGTGGCCGAGCGCCGCCGCGAAATTGGCCTGCGCATGGCGCTCGGCGCCTCGCAGGGCCAACTGCTCGGCATCGTGTTGCGCGAAGGCCTGAGGCTCGCCCTCGCCGCCGTCATGTTGGGGGCCATCGCCGCCTGGCTGCTGCAGCGCGCCCTCGCCCATCAGGTCTCCGGCCTCAGCGGCTTTTCGCCCGCGCTCGCCGCTCTCACCGCCGCAGGTCTTGTGGCGCTGACCATCCTGGCCTGCTTGGCTCCGGCCCTCCGTGCCGCCCGCCTCGACCCCCAGCAAGCCCTGCGTCAGGAATAG
- a CDS encoding bifunctional homocysteine S-methyltransferase/methylenetetrahydrofolate reductase has translation MPDDFLQQVSERVLVSDGAMGTMLYARGVFINRSYDELNLSQPAVVKEIHLAYAHAGAEIIETNTFGASPIALEKYGLREKAAAINRAGVALARECAGDAWVAGAIGPLGVYLEPLGKLSFEEARAAFREQAAALAESGADLLMLETFGQVNELREAIFGARDACNLPIAAQITIDDEGRALDGTPAQEAARRMHDWGADIIGINCSGGPVGMLEALEAMARATTRPLIAQPNAGKPRNVEGRNLYMVSPEYLADYARQFITAGAKIVGGCCGTTPEHIKWIRNYVRSTTPGRRRVQVNTVAKPDAEERKVIPAAERSALGRRLAEGKFVTLVEILPPRGSDATKELESAAFFEQHGADAINIPDGPRANARMSNQALALMLRSRLQIEPVLHYCCRDRNVISMQSDLLGGYALGLRNLILITGDPPKLGNYPDATAVFDVDAIGLANLVSNLNRGLDLGGNAVGGQTSFLIGVGANPGALNYEEELRRYRFKVEAGADYIVTQPVFDLEVMERFLHDTESHRRPLLAGIWPLTSARQAEFMQNELHVQIPPAVLERMRAARTAEAAKAEGLAIAQEMVRALRGKIAGIQISVLGRNQAGAVLLATAQENTAAA, from the coding sequence GTGCCTGACGATTTTCTGCAGCAGGTCAGTGAACGCGTCCTGGTGAGCGACGGCGCCATGGGCACCATGCTCTACGCGCGCGGCGTCTTCATCAACCGCAGCTACGACGAGTTGAACCTGTCGCAGCCGGCGGTGGTGAAAGAGATCCATCTTGCCTACGCGCACGCAGGCGCGGAGATCATCGAAACCAACACCTTCGGCGCCAGTCCGATTGCGCTCGAAAAATACGGCCTGCGTGAGAAGGCCGCGGCCATCAATCGCGCCGGCGTCGCCCTGGCGCGCGAGTGCGCGGGCGATGCCTGGGTGGCGGGGGCCATTGGACCGCTGGGCGTGTATCTCGAGCCGCTCGGCAAGCTGAGTTTTGAGGAAGCGCGCGCGGCCTTCCGCGAGCAGGCCGCGGCGCTGGCGGAATCCGGCGCTGACCTGCTGATGCTGGAAACCTTCGGCCAGGTGAATGAACTACGCGAAGCGATTTTCGGAGCGCGCGACGCCTGCAATCTGCCCATCGCCGCGCAGATCACCATTGACGACGAGGGTCGCGCGCTCGATGGCACCCCGGCGCAGGAAGCCGCACGGCGCATGCACGACTGGGGCGCCGACATCATCGGCATTAACTGTAGCGGCGGCCCGGTGGGCATGCTCGAAGCGCTCGAAGCCATGGCGCGCGCTACCACGCGCCCGCTGATTGCGCAGCCGAACGCGGGCAAGCCGCGCAACGTCGAGGGCCGCAACCTCTACATGGTGTCACCCGAGTATCTGGCCGATTACGCCCGGCAATTCATTACTGCCGGTGCCAAAATCGTCGGCGGCTGCTGTGGCACCACGCCCGAACACATTAAATGGATTCGAAATTACGTGCGGTCGACCACCCCCGGCCGCCGCCGCGTGCAGGTGAATACGGTGGCCAAGCCGGACGCCGAAGAGCGCAAGGTCATTCCTGCGGCGGAACGCTCGGCGCTGGGACGCAGGCTGGCCGAGGGCAAATTCGTCACGCTGGTCGAGATTCTGCCGCCGCGCGGCAGCGACGCTACCAAGGAACTGGAGAGTGCAGCCTTTTTCGAGCAGCATGGCGCCGACGCCATCAACATTCCCGATGGCCCGCGCGCCAACGCCCGCATGAGCAATCAAGCGCTGGCGCTCATGCTGCGCTCGCGGCTGCAGATCGAGCCGGTGCTGCACTACTGCTGCCGCGACCGCAACGTCATTTCAATGCAGTCGGACCTGCTCGGCGGCTATGCCCTTGGCCTGCGCAACCTGATTCTGATCACCGGCGATCCGCCCAAGCTCGGCAATTATCCCGATGCGACCGCGGTGTTCGATGTGGATGCCATAGGGCTGGCGAACCTGGTGAGCAATCTGAACCGCGGCCTCGATCTCGGCGGTAATGCGGTCGGCGGGCAGACGTCGTTTTTGATTGGCGTCGGCGCCAATCCCGGCGCGCTGAATTACGAGGAAGAGCTGCGCCGCTATCGCTTCAAGGTGGAAGCTGGCGCCGACTACATCGTGACCCAGCCGGTCTTCGACCTCGAAGTCATGGAACGCTTTCTGCATGACACCGAGAGTCATCGCCGTCCCTTGCTCGCCGGCATCTGGCCGCTGACCAGCGCCCGCCAGGCCGAGTTCATGCAGAACGAGCTGCACGTGCAGATTCCGCCCGCGGTGCTGGAGCGCATGCGTGCCGCGCGCACCGCCGAAGCCGCCAAGGCCGAAGGGCTGGCGATTGCACAGGAGATGGTGCGGGCGCTGCGCGGTAAAATCGCTGGTATCCAGATCAGCGTTCTCGGCCGCAATCAGGCCGGCGCGGTGCTGCTCGCCACCGCCCAGGAAAATACGGCCGCGGCATGA
- a CDS encoding D-glycero-beta-D-manno-heptose 1-phosphate adenylyltransferase translates to MIYPDWRAFLPRREELRRAGLKLVFTNGCYDLLHPGHLRTLATARSFGDALLVAINADAEVRASKGRSRPIIPGQERAEVLDALEFVDFVTFFDDPTPLTLITALLPDVLVKGADWGPGAVVGEPEVLAAGGRVERIPLAPGYSTTALIARARQTAGR, encoded by the coding sequence ATGATTTACCCCGACTGGCGCGCCTTTCTGCCCCGGCGCGAGGAACTGCGCCGCGCCGGCCTGAAGCTGGTGTTCACCAACGGCTGCTACGATCTCCTGCATCCGGGCCACCTGCGCACCCTCGCCACGGCGCGCTCCTTCGGCGATGCGCTGCTGGTAGCGATCAACGCCGACGCCGAGGTGCGTGCGTCCAAGGGCCGCAGCCGCCCGATCATTCCTGGGCAGGAGCGTGCCGAAGTTCTCGATGCCCTTGAATTCGTTGACTTCGTCACCTTCTTCGACGACCCCACACCGCTGACGCTGATCACCGCCCTGCTGCCCGACGTGCTGGTCAAGGGCGCGGACTGGGGTCCGGGCGCCGTGGTGGGCGAACCCGAAGTCCTCGCCGCCGGCGGCCGCGTCGAGCGCATCCCCCTCGCCCCCGGCTACTCCACCACCGCCCTCATCGCCCGCGCCCGGCAGACCGCCGGACGCTAG
- a CDS encoding alanine--glyoxylate aminotransferase family protein, with protein MLLKKERLFTPGPTALLPQAQAAMAAMALHHRTNEFRALFKTTRERLQKFLGTKNDVILLTASGSGAMESAVTNLVSPGERVLVMSAGKFGERWQKIAKVYGCNIDLVQLPYGESFGAEHVKGRLSGANAAQVLMVQASESSTGCKHDIAAIARAARKENPNVLLLIDGITGVGTQPLDIDAWDLDIVIGGSQKAVMMAPGLAYLSVSERAWKAMESSKTPRFYFDLRNERKSQVNGETCFTPAIGLVAALNAALEYIESIGGCAALVANAEALGAATRAALEALGLKRFGNGAPSGALTAIAMPEGFDSGLVIKALREQFGTVVANGQGEMKGKMIRVAHLGYYDFPELLSVVAQLEIILAQLGQFDHAKLGAGVRAAQTYYLAQHKAAGAKA; from the coding sequence ATGCTCCTGAAAAAAGAACGCTTGTTTACTCCCGGCCCCACCGCGCTGCTGCCGCAGGCCCAGGCGGCGATGGCGGCCATGGCTCTGCACCATCGCACTAACGAGTTCCGCGCCTTGTTCAAGACCACGCGCGAGCGCTTGCAGAAGTTTTTGGGCACAAAAAACGACGTCATTCTGCTGACCGCATCCGGCAGCGGCGCGATGGAATCGGCGGTGACGAATCTGGTGTCTCCGGGCGAGCGCGTGCTGGTGATGTCGGCGGGAAAGTTTGGCGAGCGCTGGCAGAAAATTGCCAAAGTCTACGGCTGCAACATCGACCTGGTGCAGTTGCCCTATGGCGAGAGCTTCGGCGCCGAGCACGTCAAGGGCCGGCTCAGCGGTGCGAACGCCGCGCAGGTGCTCATGGTGCAGGCGAGTGAGTCGTCCACCGGCTGTAAGCACGACATTGCCGCGATCGCCCGGGCCGCACGCAAGGAGAATCCCAACGTGCTGCTGCTCATTGACGGCATCACCGGCGTGGGCACGCAGCCGCTCGACATCGACGCCTGGGATTTGGACATCGTGATCGGCGGCTCGCAAAAAGCCGTGATGATGGCGCCCGGCCTGGCCTATCTGAGCGTCAGCGAGCGGGCGTGGAAGGCGATGGAGTCCTCGAAGACGCCACGCTTCTATTTCGATCTGCGCAACGAGCGCAAATCCCAGGTGAACGGCGAAACCTGCTTTACGCCGGCCATCGGGCTCGTGGCCGCATTGAACGCCGCGCTGGAATACATCGAGAGCATCGGCGGCTGCGCGGCGCTGGTGGCGAATGCCGAGGCGCTGGGCGCGGCTACGCGCGCAGCCTTGGAGGCGCTGGGGCTGAAGCGCTTTGGCAATGGCGCGCCCTCGGGCGCACTGACTGCAATCGCCATGCCAGAGGGATTCGATTCCGGGCTGGTGATCAAGGCGCTGCGCGAGCAGTTTGGCACTGTGGTGGCGAACGGCCAGGGCGAGATGAAGGGCAAGATGATCCGCGTCGCCCATCTCGGCTATTACGATTTCCCTGAGTTGCTCTCGGTGGTGGCGCAGTTGGAGATCATCCTGGCGCAGCTCGGCCAGTTCGATCATGCTAAGCTGGGCGCCGGTGTGCGCGCGGCGCAAACCTACTACCTGGCCCAGCATAAAGCGGCAGGCGCAAAGGCGTAA
- a CDS encoding type II toxin-antitoxin system HicA family toxin gives MSRLRAVRPSEMVAFLESLGFRQARQRGSHRFFRHPDGRTATVPVHRGEDLGRGIVAKILHDARATQSDLAGWLG, from the coding sequence TTGAGTCGCCTCCGGGCCGTTCGTCCCAGTGAAATGGTCGCGTTTCTGGAGAGCCTCGGTTTCCGCCAGGCCCGCCAGCGGGGAAGCCACAGGTTCTTTCGGCATCCCGATGGTCGAACCGCAACCGTTCCGGTGCACCGCGGTGAAGATCTTGGCCGCGGAATCGTAGCGAAGATATTGCACGATGCACGCGCGACACAATCCGATCTTGCCGGCTGGCTCGGCTAG
- a CDS encoding S9 family peptidase — translation MRTLTTALVVAVFAVAASAQMPARAANGKLLFGTAAALRLASVSSPVLSPNGEKVAYEVRTTLEPKDKPWKPVSQIWVTPADGPASATRQYTRGDQSASQVRWSPDGTKLAFIRNSGTGEQAKPQVWFMYLNGGAAWAVTDLPGGVHGFEFSPDGKSLLLVAGPKPDPAHVLDLKEHNDAAVVDHDFPLSQLWLWHIASGKARQLTDGNYTVSDPHWSPNGRQIVFTTHPTPSLNDGSNPTARVLNVATGKVHRLVTKDEITQNARFSPDGNTIAFLAAPRDHEVEAQVHPGLYLVPATGGAPRQIAADFALGMDTPIWAPGGKTIYFNTGDREDMAVFSVDLASGQVQRLSHQAAVVRVSGISKNGHFAIGIWTDPMHPGEVFRSSLDFATLQNLTDQNPWLAQYALSHTTVVKWTSSVGGLEIDGIVTEPAGFRAGHKYPFLLNPHGGPTGASMLAFSAQDQVFAANGYLLLQPNFRGSSGRGLKFATLNFHDWGGGDYHDDMSGVDALLAKGGVDPNRMGEFGWSYGGYMSYWIDTQTHRFKAISPGAGLPDLYPFYSETDIPNYLKMFFGNKDPWDDRAEYWDHSAMKYVENVTTPTMIMVGLQDHRVPIAQQQEFYRALSDRHVPVEFITYPREHHGFVEPRHIQDRWRRYLVFFGKYLDNPPVTEPGAVIAAMQKDLPGPAAHAVTTAAIH, via the coding sequence ATGCGCACGCTCACTACCGCTCTCGTTGTCGCCGTTTTTGCTGTTGCCGCATCCGCGCAAATGCCCGCGCGCGCCGCCAACGGTAAGCTACTCTTCGGCACTGCAGCCGCGCTGCGGCTGGCGAGCGTCTCCTCGCCCGTACTGTCACCCAATGGCGAGAAAGTGGCCTACGAGGTCCGCACCACGCTCGAGCCGAAGGACAAGCCCTGGAAGCCGGTCTCGCAGATCTGGGTGACACCGGCCGACGGCCCGGCGAGCGCCACGCGCCAGTACACACGCGGCGATCAAAGCGCCTCCCAAGTTCGCTGGTCGCCCGACGGAACCAAACTGGCCTTTATCCGGAACTCGGGCACAGGCGAACAGGCCAAACCTCAGGTCTGGTTCATGTACCTCAACGGTGGCGCGGCCTGGGCGGTCACCGATTTGCCCGGAGGCGTGCATGGCTTCGAGTTCTCGCCGGATGGCAAATCACTGCTGCTTGTGGCCGGGCCGAAGCCGGACCCGGCGCATGTGCTCGACCTGAAGGAGCACAACGATGCCGCCGTGGTCGACCACGATTTTCCGCTCTCCCAGCTCTGGCTGTGGCATATCGCCAGCGGCAAAGCCCGGCAGCTTACCGATGGCAACTACACGGTGAGTGACCCGCACTGGTCGCCCAATGGCCGCCAAATTGTCTTCACTACTCATCCCACGCCCTCGCTGAACGATGGCAGCAATCCCACCGCGCGCGTGCTCAACGTCGCCACCGGCAAAGTGCACCGCCTGGTGACTAAGGATGAAATCACCCAGAACGCCCGCTTCTCGCCCGACGGCAACACGATCGCATTCCTGGCCGCCCCGCGCGACCACGAAGTCGAAGCGCAGGTACATCCGGGCCTGTATCTGGTGCCGGCCACGGGCGGCGCACCACGTCAGATTGCCGCCGATTTCGCGCTCGGCATGGACACGCCGATCTGGGCGCCGGGGGGCAAGACTATCTACTTCAATACCGGCGATCGCGAAGACATGGCGGTCTTCTCCGTGGACCTTGCCAGCGGCCAGGTGCAGCGCCTCAGTCACCAGGCGGCTGTGGTTCGCGTCAGCGGCATCAGCAAAAACGGCCACTTCGCCATCGGCATCTGGACCGACCCGATGCATCCGGGCGAGGTTTTCCGCTCCAGCCTCGACTTCGCGACGCTGCAGAACCTCACCGATCAGAATCCCTGGCTCGCGCAGTACGCCCTCAGCCACACCACCGTCGTAAAGTGGACCAGCTCAGTGGGCGGCCTTGAGATTGACGGCATCGTGACCGAACCGGCCGGCTTCCGTGCCGGGCACAAGTACCCGTTCCTGCTAAACCCGCACGGCGGCCCCACCGGCGCCTCGATGCTGGCCTTCAGCGCGCAGGATCAGGTTTTCGCCGCCAACGGCTACCTGCTGCTGCAGCCGAACTTCCGCGGCTCCAGCGGGCGCGGCCTCAAGTTCGCCACGCTGAACTTCCACGACTGGGGCGGCGGCGACTACCACGACGACATGAGCGGCGTCGACGCACTGCTCGCCAAAGGCGGGGTGGATCCGAACCGCATGGGCGAGTTCGGCTGGTCCTACGGCGGCTACATGAGCTACTGGATCGACACCCAGACGCACCGCTTCAAGGCGATCTCGCCGGGCGCGGGCCTGCCTGATCTGTATCCGTTTTATTCCGAGACTGACATCCCCAACTACCTGAAAATGTTTTTCGGCAACAAAGATCCGTGGGACGATCGCGCCGAGTATTGGGACCACTCCGCCATGAAGTACGTTGAAAACGTCACCACCCCGACTATGATCATGGTCGGCCTGCAGGATCATCGCGTACCCATTGCGCAGCAGCAGGAGTTTTACCGTGCCCTCAGCGACCGGCACGTACCGGTCGAGTTCATCACCTATCCGCGCGAGCATCACGGCTTCGTCGAGCCGCGCCACATTCAGGACCGCTGGCGCCGTTATCTGGTCTTTTTCGGCAAGTACCTCGACAACCCGCCGGTCACCGAACCGGGCGCGGTGATTGCTGCCATGCAAAAGGATCTCCCCGGCCCCGCCGCCCACGCCGTCACCACCGCCGCGATACACTAG
- a CDS encoding lysine--tRNA ligase produces MALDTEIFEQRQAKLAELAAQGGEAYPHRFAFSHTVPQVLATYGETSGEALEGERPEVKICGRLMTFRPHGKAGFGHLQQDGTQLQIYVRQDAVDEASFTLWKSLDLGDLIGVEGYLFRTRTGELTVHVTRVKLLAKDLLPLPEKWHGLTDVEARYRQRYLDLLVNPEVREIFLKRARLVASLRDLFHQRGYIEVETPMMQPLAGGATARPFKTHHQALDIPLYLRIAPELYLKRLVVGGMDRVFEINRNFRNEGISTQHNPEFTMLEFYEAYSDYNVLMDWSAELLAEVARQVAGSERVSFRGAEVDFGNFRRLSLRDAVLEFWPAERGPKPRREELEGAQAVELFEQVAERHLVQPTIIYDFPIEVSPLAKNKPDEPAWVERFEIYAGGMEIANGYSELNDPEEQRRRFEQQLAARERGDEEAHVLDEDYVRALRYGMPPTAGEGIGIDRLTMLLTGAPSIRDVILFPLLRPESERA; encoded by the coding sequence ATGGCGCTCGATACCGAGATTTTTGAACAGCGGCAGGCCAAGCTGGCCGAGCTGGCGGCGCAGGGCGGGGAAGCCTATCCGCACCGCTTTGCCTTCAGCCATACCGTGCCGCAAGTGCTGGCAACGTATGGCGAAACCAGCGGCGAGGCGCTCGAGGGCGAGCGCCCGGAGGTCAAGATCTGCGGGCGCCTGATGACCTTCCGGCCGCACGGTAAGGCGGGATTTGGCCACCTGCAGCAGGACGGCACGCAACTGCAGATCTATGTCCGCCAGGATGCCGTCGATGAAGCCTCGTTCACGCTCTGGAAGTCCCTCGATCTCGGCGATTTGATCGGTGTTGAGGGCTATTTGTTCCGCACGCGCACGGGCGAGCTGACCGTGCATGTCACCCGCGTCAAGTTGCTGGCCAAAGATCTGCTGCCGCTGCCGGAAAAATGGCACGGCCTCACCGACGTGGAGGCGCGCTACCGCCAGCGCTACCTCGACCTGCTGGTGAACCCGGAGGTACGCGAGATCTTCTTGAAGCGCGCCAGGCTGGTGGCTAGCTTGAGGGATCTATTCCATCAGCGCGGATACATTGAAGTCGAAACCCCGATGATGCAACCGCTCGCGGGCGGCGCTACGGCGCGGCCCTTCAAGACGCACCATCAGGCGCTCGACATTCCGCTGTATCTGCGCATCGCCCCCGAGCTGTATCTGAAGCGGCTGGTGGTTGGCGGCATGGACCGGGTGTTTGAGATCAACCGCAACTTTCGCAACGAGGGCATCTCGACGCAGCACAACCCCGAGTTCACCATGCTGGAGTTCTATGAGGCCTACAGCGACTACAACGTGCTCATGGACTGGAGCGCGGAGTTGCTGGCGGAAGTGGCGCGCCAAGTGGCCGGCAGCGAGAGAGTCAGCTTCCGTGGTGCCGAGGTGGATTTCGGCAATTTCCGGCGCCTGAGCCTGCGGGATGCAGTTCTGGAGTTCTGGCCGGCCGAGCGTGGGCCCAAGCCGCGCCGCGAGGAGCTGGAGGGCGCGCAGGCGGTTGAGCTGTTCGAGCAGGTGGCCGAGCGGCATCTCGTGCAGCCCACGATCATTTACGATTTTCCAATCGAAGTCTCGCCGCTGGCCAAGAACAAGCCGGACGAGCCGGCCTGGGTCGAGCGTTTTGAGATTTATGCGGGCGGTATGGAGATTGCCAACGGCTACAGTGAGCTGAACGATCCGGAAGAGCAGCGTCGGCGCTTCGAGCAGCAATTGGCGGCGCGCGAACGGGGCGATGAAGAGGCTCATGTGCTGGACGAGGACTACGTCCGCGCCCTGCGCTACGGCATGCCGCCGACGGCAGGCGAAGGCATCGGCATTGACCGGCTGACGATGCTGCTCACCGGCGCGCCTTCGATCCGTGACGTGATTCTGTTCCCGCTGCTGCGGCCGGAGAGCGAGCGTGCCTGA
- a CDS encoding methyltransferase domain-containing protein → MLRICLPGGARVSTSPVDLSAGKAAAPADLHKVHDFCLKVVGDLAAAMSGPLLYLGDREGLFKTIASQGPMTVAELAKATGLQERYLREWSAAMVAADYLSYDPASGKLWLLPERAMVLANETSPAFVGGMSQMIPDHYRLLPKLRECMHQGGGVPYSDFSQDTFEGTERLFGPGYANFMTQAWIPAMPEVHRKLQIGARVADVGCGRGRALLELARAFPRSSFVGFDSYPPAVQYANQQAQAAGLGERLRFELRASDALPQTHEFDLIMTCDSLHDMHSPEGTARAVAGALKADGTWFIIEPNMADRVEDNINSIGKLFYSVSMLQCMTCSLASGGAGYGAGMGAGNIAKVTAAAGLKNFSKLPVEHPFNQFFAVAFQPPGAGPAAPGGG, encoded by the coding sequence ATGCTAAGGATATGTTTGCCAGGAGGTGCACGCGTGTCCACGTCCCCAGTTGATCTTTCAGCCGGAAAGGCGGCGGCTCCCGCCGATCTACACAAAGTTCATGATTTCTGCCTCAAGGTGGTGGGAGATCTGGCGGCGGCGATGTCCGGGCCGCTGCTCTATCTCGGCGACCGCGAGGGCCTTTTCAAAACGATCGCCAGCCAGGGGCCGATGACGGTAGCCGAGCTGGCCAAGGCCACCGGCCTGCAGGAGCGCTACCTGCGGGAGTGGAGTGCGGCGATGGTCGCCGCCGACTATCTGTCGTACGATCCGGCGAGCGGCAAGCTCTGGCTGCTGCCAGAACGGGCCATGGTGCTGGCCAACGAAACCAGTCCGGCATTCGTCGGCGGCATGTCGCAGATGATTCCCGACCATTACCGGCTTCTTCCCAAGCTGCGCGAGTGCATGCACCAGGGTGGAGGCGTTCCGTACAGCGACTTCAGCCAGGACACGTTCGAGGGTACGGAGCGGCTGTTTGGTCCCGGCTACGCCAACTTCATGACCCAGGCCTGGATTCCCGCCATGCCCGAGGTACACCGCAAACTGCAGATTGGCGCCAGAGTGGCGGACGTGGGCTGCGGCCGCGGGCGGGCGTTGCTGGAACTGGCCCGCGCATTTCCGCGCAGCAGCTTTGTGGGCTTCGACAGCTACCCACCGGCCGTGCAGTATGCCAACCAGCAAGCTCAGGCGGCGGGTCTCGGCGAACGCCTCCGGTTCGAGCTGCGCGCCTCGGATGCGCTTCCGCAGACGCACGAGTTCGACCTGATCATGACCTGCGACAGCTTGCACGATATGCATTCGCCGGAAGGCACGGCACGCGCCGTCGCCGGCGCCCTCAAAGCCGACGGAACCTGGTTCATCATCGAGCCGAATATGGCCGACCGGGTGGAGGACAACATCAATTCCATCGGTAAGTTGTTTTACTCGGTGAGCATGTTACAGTGCATGACCTGCTCGCTGGCATCCGGCGGCGCCGGATATGGCGCTGGTATGGGCGCCGGGAACATCGCGAAGGTGACGGCCGCGGCGGGGCTGAAGAACTTTTCCAAGCTGCCGGTCGAGCATCCATTCAACCAGTTTTTCGCCGTCGCCTTCCAGCCACCGGGTGCAGGCCCGGCGGCGCCAGGCGGAGGTTAG